In the bacterium genome, one interval contains:
- a CDS encoding peptidyl-prolyl cis-trans isomerase: MLDALRKRGNSLAVQAFYLIIVAVFVFWGVGTMRANRMEVAARVNDEVITKRQYDRAYTNLVNMYRNMGQQAAPPDALLRSQAIAQLISNELLIQEAQRLGFEVDESELRQSIAGMPSFQTDGRFNKDAYVEILRQNGFKPSDFEELQRRQLLAGKVEELVAQGAYVSDEEVKERFQFDNERLSLQFIRLPVARFLGQVTVSDQEVEAYYNENQEKYREPERVRIQMVEFNPTEFAAKVTPTDDEIKEYYEANLGQFQKPEEVRARHILFTVKPDASDADKAAARKKAEEVLAKAKGGADFAALAKEFSEDSTAASGGDLGTFGRGMMTPPFEAAAFALEPGQVSDIVETQFGFHIIKLEEKQAARTESLDEAKDAIVSELKNRHSRQVALDAVEKAHDAALDGTPLEKIAADYGLTVKTPAPFAGTERVDGLPRKPLNDEAFNTEVGEIGEVVTEAGGYTILKVVERIPSTVPPLDQIRAKVTDDLRAKKAAELAHQRGEEILAKLKNKEDIQRVASEAGLAVEESREIGRFGGYLPNIGNAQALKDAAFALTPESPVAPAVYDANGDAVVAVLIERLPADPSRFDGEKASIEDRLRGQAAAAAVRTFVDQLKAKSKIEYGMGVTGTIDLGS; this comes from the coding sequence GTGCTGGATGCGCTACGCAAACGGGGCAATTCGCTCGCCGTTCAGGCGTTCTATCTGATCATCGTCGCGGTGTTCGTCTTCTGGGGCGTCGGCACCATGCGCGCCAACCGGATGGAGGTCGCGGCGCGGGTCAACGACGAGGTCATCACCAAGCGCCAGTACGACCGCGCCTACACCAACCTCGTCAACATGTACCGCAACATGGGCCAGCAGGCGGCGCCGCCCGACGCGCTGCTGCGCTCGCAGGCGATCGCGCAGTTGATCTCGAACGAGCTGTTGATCCAGGAGGCGCAGCGGCTCGGCTTCGAGGTCGACGAGAGCGAGCTGCGGCAGTCGATCGCCGGCATGCCGAGCTTCCAGACCGATGGGCGCTTCAACAAGGACGCGTACGTCGAGATCCTGCGCCAGAATGGCTTCAAGCCGAGCGACTTCGAGGAGCTGCAGCGCCGCCAGCTCCTGGCCGGCAAGGTCGAGGAGCTGGTCGCCCAGGGGGCCTACGTCAGCGACGAAGAGGTCAAGGAGCGCTTCCAGTTCGACAACGAGCGCCTGAGCCTGCAGTTCATCCGCCTGCCGGTCGCTCGTTTCCTGGGGCAGGTGACGGTGAGCGATCAGGAGGTCGAGGCCTACTACAACGAGAACCAGGAGAAGTATCGCGAGCCGGAGCGGGTGAGGATCCAGATGGTCGAGTTCAACCCAACCGAATTCGCGGCCAAGGTCACGCCGACCGACGACGAGATCAAGGAATACTACGAAGCCAATCTCGGCCAGTTCCAGAAGCCGGAGGAGGTGCGGGCGCGCCACATCCTCTTCACCGTGAAGCCCGACGCCAGCGACGCCGACAAGGCGGCGGCGCGCAAGAAGGCCGAGGAGGTGCTCGCCAAGGCCAAGGGCGGCGCCGACTTCGCGGCGCTCGCCAAGGAGTTCTCCGAGGACTCGACCGCCGCCAGTGGCGGCGACCTGGGCACCTTCGGGCGTGGCATGATGACGCCGCCCTTCGAGGCCGCGGCCTTCGCGCTCGAGCCAGGGCAGGTGAGCGACATCGTCGAGACGCAGTTCGGCTTCCACATCATCAAGCTCGAGGAGAAGCAGGCGGCACGCACCGAGTCGCTCGACGAGGCGAAGGACGCGATCGTCAGCGAGCTGAAGAATCGACACTCGCGCCAGGTGGCCCTGGACGCGGTGGAAAAGGCGCACGACGCGGCGCTCGACGGGACGCCGCTGGAGAAGATCGCCGCCGACTACGGCCTGACGGTGAAGACGCCGGCGCCGTTCGCCGGCACCGAACGGGTCGACGGGCTGCCGCGCAAGCCGCTGAACGACGAGGCGTTCAACACCGAGGTCGGCGAGATCGGCGAGGTGGTGACCGAAGCCGGGGGCTACACCATCCTGAAGGTGGTGGAGCGGATCCCGTCGACGGTGCCACCGCTCGACCAGATCCGCGCCAAGGTCACGGACGATCTGCGCGCCAAGAAGGCGGCGGAGCTGGCCCACCAGCGCGGCGAGGAGATCCTCGCCAAGTTGAAGAACAAGGAGGACATCCAGCGCGTCGCCAGCGAGGCGGGCCTGGCGGTCGAGGAGAGCCGCGAGATCGGACGTTTCGGCGGCTACCTGCCGAACATCGGCAATGCCCAGGCGCTCAAGGATGCCGCGTTCGCGCTGACGCCGGAGAGCCCGGTGGCGCCCGCGGTGTACGACGCCAACGGCGATGCCGTGGTCGCCGTGCTGATCGAGCGCCTGCCCGCGGATCCGTCGCGCTTCGACGGCGAGAAGGCATCGATCGAGGACCGCCTCCGCGGCCAGGCCGCGGCGGCCGCCGTGCGCACCTTCGTCGATCAGCTCAAGGCGAAGTCGAAGATCGAGTACGGCATGGGCGTCACCGGCACGATCGACCTCGGCTCCTGA
- a CDS encoding MATE family efflux transporter: MSEHQPAAALLALRPLRAIVTLAAPTTAVMLIAALSNILHTYFVSRLGDEAIAAVSLVFPIVMILITVVSGGLGTGVASGIARALGAGRAGDARAIAEHAIVITTALAVGGSVASEIGARALFRLMGGTGAVLDQATLFSRVLFGGLLISFTVGTFDSILRGAGNVRVPAMCSTLSLLLQIAFTPLFMFHFNLGLVGAPLATLTGQAIGLVPRSRFIFGARSPVRPGLVPRRLQARHFREILRVGIPASLSAALNYITLMVLTGTVARFGDVYLAAYGLGSRLDFLLFSLGFGVAAAGLTLVGMAVGAGRRELVRGYVAQSALVAVAVVAIPAVIVIVRPSWWIGAFSDAPAIHGIGADYFHIVGPTYFFIVVSMVVASSFQALARAVIPLAVMVARVVLVLAAALLAINTFHAQAQTIFVIIAVANVVSCLVLVLLFWRALGATRDA; encoded by the coding sequence GTGTCCGAGCACCAGCCCGCCGCCGCACTGCTGGCGCTGCGCCCGCTGCGGGCGATCGTCACCCTCGCCGCGCCGACGACCGCGGTGATGCTGATCGCCGCGCTGTCGAACATCCTCCACACCTACTTCGTCAGCCGCCTCGGCGACGAGGCCATCGCCGCGGTGTCGCTGGTCTTCCCGATCGTCATGATCCTGATCACCGTCGTCTCCGGCGGTCTCGGCACCGGCGTCGCCTCCGGCATCGCGCGCGCCCTCGGCGCCGGCCGCGCCGGCGACGCCCGCGCCATCGCCGAACACGCCATCGTCATCACCACCGCCCTCGCCGTCGGCGGCAGCGTGGCGAGCGAGATCGGCGCCCGCGCGCTGTTCAGGCTGATGGGCGGCACCGGCGCCGTGCTCGACCAGGCGACCCTGTTCTCGCGCGTGCTGTTCGGCGGCCTGCTGATCAGCTTCACCGTCGGCACCTTCGACTCCATCCTGCGCGGCGCCGGCAACGTCCGCGTGCCGGCGATGTGCTCCACCCTGTCGCTGCTGCTGCAGATCGCCTTCACGCCGCTGTTCATGTTCCATTTCAACCTCGGGCTGGTCGGCGCGCCGCTGGCGACGCTCACCGGCCAGGCGATCGGCCTGGTACCCCGCTCCCGCTTCATCTTCGGCGCCCGCAGCCCGGTGCGCCCAGGCCTGGTGCCGCGCCGCCTCCAGGCGCGGCACTTCCGCGAGATCCTGCGCGTCGGCATCCCGGCGTCGCTCTCGGCGGCGCTCAACTACATCACGCTCATGGTGCTGACCGGCACGGTGGCGCGCTTCGGCGATGTCTACCTCGCCGCCTACGGCCTCGGATCGCGGCTCGACTTCCTGCTCTTCTCGCTCGGCTTCGGCGTCGCCGCCGCCGGCCTGACCTTGGTCGGCATGGCCGTCGGCGCTGGCCGTCGCGAGCTGGTGCGCGGTTACGTGGCGCAATCGGCGCTGGTCGCGGTGGCGGTGGTCGCCATCCCGGCGGTGATCGTCATCGTGCGCCCGAGCTGGTGGATCGGCGCCTTCAGCGACGCGCCGGCGATCCACGGCATCGGCGCCGACTACTTCCACATCGTCGGCCCGACCTACTTCTTCATCGTGGTCAGCATGGTCGTCGCCTCGTCGTTCCAGGCGCTGGCCCGCGCCGTCATCCCGCTGGCGGTGATGGTGGCGCGCGTGGTGCTGGTGCTCGCCGCCGCCCTGCTCGCCATCAACACCTTCCATGCCCAGGCGCAGACGATCTTCGTCATCATCGCCGTCGCCAACGTCGTCTCGTGCCTGGTACTGGTCCTGCTCTTCTGGCGCGCCCTCGGCGCCACGCGCGACGCCTAG
- the radA gene encoding DNA repair protein RadA codes for MAKERSVFVCQSCGAQAPRWLGRCADCGEWNTLVEERLAAAPKGAGRVVAAERPAAEPITALAAASERRSSCGIGELDRVLGGGVVPGAVILIGGDPGIGKSTLVLQALAQLARQGQALYVTGEESPQQVKMRADRLGIAEPTLLVLAETNVERILEQARALAPAILAVDSIQTMFTEHFASAPGSIGQVRESAAQLVQFAKRSGQAIVLVGHVTKEGAFAGPRVLEHMVDTVLYFEGDRGHSFRILRAVKNRFGSTNEIGVFEMKEQGLQAVSNPSALFLAERPVDVPGSVVVASIEGTRPILVEIQALVSASSLGTARRTTLGMDHNRIALLVAILEKKMGLQLTGQDIFVNVAGGVRLDEPAADLAALVAVASSFLDKPIDPHTLIIGEVGLAGEVRAIGQAEARVREGGKLGFRRCILPETSRQQLPSLRDVELRGVASLNEAWDFLF; via the coding sequence ATGGCCAAGGAGCGCAGCGTCTTCGTCTGTCAGAGCTGCGGCGCGCAGGCGCCGCGCTGGCTCGGTCGCTGCGCCGACTGCGGCGAATGGAACACCTTGGTCGAGGAGCGCCTGGCCGCCGCGCCCAAGGGCGCGGGGCGTGTGGTCGCGGCGGAGCGGCCGGCGGCGGAGCCGATCACCGCGCTGGCGGCGGCGAGCGAGCGGCGCAGCTCGTGCGGCATCGGCGAGCTCGATCGCGTGCTCGGCGGGGGCGTCGTCCCCGGGGCGGTGATCCTGATCGGCGGCGACCCCGGCATCGGCAAGTCGACGCTGGTCCTGCAGGCGCTGGCGCAGCTCGCACGCCAGGGGCAGGCGCTCTATGTCACCGGCGAGGAGTCCCCGCAGCAGGTGAAGATGCGCGCCGACCGTCTGGGCATCGCGGAGCCGACGCTGCTCGTGCTGGCCGAGACCAACGTCGAACGCATCCTCGAGCAGGCGCGCGCCCTCGCCCCTGCGATCCTCGCCGTCGATTCGATCCAGACGATGTTCACCGAGCACTTCGCCTCGGCGCCGGGCAGCATCGGCCAGGTGCGGGAGAGCGCGGCGCAGTTGGTGCAGTTCGCCAAACGCAGCGGACAGGCGATCGTGCTGGTCGGCCACGTCACCAAGGAGGGCGCCTTCGCCGGGCCGCGCGTCCTCGAGCACATGGTCGACACGGTGCTCTACTTCGAGGGCGATCGCGGCCACTCCTTCCGCATCCTGCGCGCGGTGAAGAATCGCTTCGGGTCGACCAACGAGATCGGCGTCTTCGAGATGAAGGAGCAGGGCCTGCAGGCGGTGTCGAATCCCTCGGCGTTGTTCCTTGCCGAGCGGCCGGTGGACGTGCCGGGATCGGTGGTGGTGGCGAGCATCGAGGGGACGCGGCCGATCCTGGTCGAGATCCAGGCCCTGGTGTCGGCCAGCTCGCTCGGCACGGCGCGGCGGACGACGCTCGGCATGGACCACAATCGCATCGCCCTGCTGGTGGCGATCCTGGAGAAGAAGATGGGGCTGCAGCTCACCGGCCAGGACATCTTCGTCAACGTCGCCGGCGGCGTGCGGCTCGACGAACCCGCGGCCGACCTGGCCGCGCTGGTGGCGGTCGCCTCGAGCTTCCTCGACAAGCCCATCGACCCGCACACGCTGATCATCGGCGAGGTCGGCCTCGCCGGCGAGGTGCGCGCCATCGGCCAGGCGGAGGCGCGCGTGCGCGAAGGCGGCAAGCTCGGCTTCAGGCGTTGCATCCTGCCCGAGACCTCGCGCCAGCAGCTCCCCTCCCTGCGCGACGTCGAGCTGCGCGGCGTCGCATCGCTGAACGAGGCCTGGGACTTCCTGTTCTGA